In Naumovozyma castellii chromosome 1, complete genome, one DNA window encodes the following:
- the SPA2 gene encoding Spa2p (ancestral locus Anc_4.39), which yields MQNSSTTAGISSPLSQTMTNHSYPVPFTKEHEKDLYQYYVSLSTFFQVTGVEKRDRSGSARAQKARAKLLRLSSSQFYELSTDVSDELKRRISEEENQGSAEGEGGFLSPKENFHVKRNQARQKLANLSQTRFNDLVDDILFEIKRRGFDKKVVTDKVDNAKEDTLYEEYDKPVIPKLTKPERKEESEEATKVPELEESSTKNEQEDSQSTVPPATTSIQTSLIIPKKASIDWTSSEEEDEDEEEVEEKTAPTINDDRNIEAREVAESSTEIIPSYHNESGIIDPEETINHNSSEGISPGNNSIKNSNLQLPTTANDDTDNHGISLGTILPDSFTTRIADDTRDSHIIDSSKISELESKLNEMTQENKSLLSDLDSLRNELVLIKHENENLKTTIQKPINDESMQKELISLNSQVSKMSIENEKLKQSLSELELKSRPVRSPVVKVEQMDLDVDPLAESSILAFIAEDGYIPIELVTVTRDHISEFFTTLRQTHDKDHFGRNLFERVSQISNVISQIITLVNLPRFKDQIVLLTASVSHLITTVRYYSVYGTLLPKITIHAALSDVVFALCNLIKTTKLKPSSTNNITTTEKPLTDEYAKSEDNNSNLNLPQAKAIKDQNHALDQLPSTPTFNPKSTPIFEKPGIINADDDEEFDGSPVKPLKIAQKAPFSPSFTSPASSRKPSSTGLFSLRVNSPSPSLNTAPNSRDGSNSNSTFIANPTMSEPKKEKEEIVVPLEQPTPLLKKNEHEPELQKSTSPTTTATNNNNMMRLLSELNEAKTPIKEVIPDASPVDPVVVKVSDEDNKEEEKEEEKEEVFAPAKTNDVESLKDEDTKEPPTDVKVESEEEVPVSPEKVVHEDPEPEVVVELPQNKIEPERVKEVDLSKPAKEQEQELENNESSEEEKGEGEKDESYEFVPLNATGKKVVESESEEEEEEESSSEEEEETGSEDEEEEEEEEEDEEDENDFDVDAFDIENPDNTLSELLLYLEHQTVQVISTIQSLLSSIKEPQATKGDLRVESNAINQVISQMVDATSVSMNQSRNANLKKHGIWVVQSLEDCGRRMTVLCELNREGILVKNEKSDEDYADKHFKQRLAGIVFDVAKCTKELVKTVEEASLKEEIDYLNARLK from the coding sequence ATGCAGAATTCCAGCACAACTGCAGGGATATCTTCCCCCCTATCGCAGACAATGACCAACCATTCATACCCTGTGCCGTTCACGAAGGAGCACGAAAAGGACCTTTATCAATATTATGTATCATTGAGTACTTTCTTCCAGGTTACAGGAGTGGAGAAACGTGACAGGTCCGGTTCAGCTAGAGCCCAGAAGGCAAGAGCTAAGCTGTTAAGGTTATCATCATCGCAATTTTATGAATTGAGTACTGATGTCTCCGACGAgttgaagagaagaattagTGAAGAGGAGAACCAAGGAAGTGCTGAGGGTGAAGGTGGATTTCTGTCAcctaaagaaaatttccatGTAAAGAGAAACCAGGCTAGGCAGAAATTAGCTAACCTGTCACAAACAAGATTCAACGATTTAGTGGATgatatattatttgaaattaaaagaagaGGATTCGATAAGAAAGTTGTTACCGATAAGGTCGATAATGCCAAGGAGGACACTCTTTATGAGGAGTATGATAAGCCGGTAATACCAAAATTGACTAAACCAGAACGAAAAGAGGAAAGCGAAGAAGCAACAAAAGTACCTGAACTGGAAGAGTCGTCTACGaaaaatgaacaagaagacTCACAATCTACGGTGCCTCCAGCAACTACCTCCATACAAACGTCATTAATTATACCTAAGAAAGCTTCGATAGATTGGACGTCTTCAGAGGAGGAAGAcgaagacgaagaagaagttgaagaaaaaactGCCCCAACAATAAATGACGATAGAAATATAGAGGCACGCGAAGTCGCAGAATCTTCTACTGAAATTATTCCATCATACCATAACGAGAGCGGGATAATAGATCCCGAAGAAACTATTAACCATAACTCCAGTGAGGGTATAAGTCCTGGTAATAATTCTATTAAAAACTCTAATTTACAGCTACCCACCACTGCTAATGATGATACTGATAATCATGGTATTTCACTCGGTACAATACTCCCTGATTCATTTACTACTAGGATTGCTGACGATACCAGAGATTCTCATATCATTGATAGTTCGAAAATAAGTGAGTTGGAATCCAAATTAAATGAGATGAcccaagaaaataaaagtttATTATCAGATCTCGATTCGTTAAGAAATGAACTGGTTTTGATCAAAcatgaaaatgaaaacttGAAGACAACAATACAAAAGCCCATAAATGACGAATCAATGCAAAAGGAATTGATCTCTTTAAACTCCCAAGTTTCGAAAATGtccattgaaaatgaaaaattaaagcaAAGTTTATctgaattagaattaaagTCCAGACCGGTTAGAAGCCCGGTAGTTAAAGTCGAGCAAATGGATCTAGACGTAGATCCATTAGCTGAAAGCTCTATTTTGGCTTTCATTGCTGAAGATGGTtatattccaattgaaTTAGTCACAGTAACGCGGGACCATATTAGCGAATTTTTTACTACGTTAAGGCAGACCCATGATAAAGATCACTTTGGAAGGAATTTGTTTGAAAGGGTATCGCAAATTTCTAATGTCATCTCTCAAATAATTACGTTAGTGAATTTACCCAGATTTAAAGACCAAATAGTATTGTTGACCGCCAGTGTATCACATCTGATCACGACTGTCAGATATTATTCAGTATATGGAACATTACTACCCAAAATTACGATACATGCAGCTTTATCTGATGTTGTATTTGCTCTTTGTAATTTAATCAAGACAACGAAGCTAAAACCATCGTCCACTAATAACATTACCACGACGGAAAAACCACTAACAGATGAATATGCAAAGAGTGAGGACAATAACTCTAATTTGAATCTACCACAAGCTAAAGCAATCAAGGATCAAAATCATGCCCTGGATCAACTACCTTCCACACCAACGTTTAATCCCAAATCAACaccaatttttgaaaaaccAGGTATTATCAATGcagatgacgatgaagaattcGATGGGTCACCCGTGAAACCATTAAAGATTGCCCAAAAGGCCCCCTTCAGTCCTAGTTTCACCTCACCAGCGTCCTCCAGAAAACCATCCTCCACAGGATTATTCTCCCTGAGGGTAAATTCTCCTTCTCCCTCCTTGAATACGGCACCCAACTCTAGAGATGGCTCTAATTCCAATTCTACCTTTATAGCGAATCCCACTATGTCGGAACCtaagaaggagaaggagGAAATAGTAGTGCCCTTGGAACAACCTACACCtctattaaagaagaatgaacACGAACCGGAACTCCAGAAGAGCACCTCTCCCACTACTACCGccactaataataataatatgatGAGGTTACTCTCGGAACTCAATGAGGCAAAGACCCCGATTAAGGAGGTGATACCGGATGCAAGTCCTGTAGACCCTGTTGTGGTCAAGGTAAGTGATGAGGATAATAAGGAGgaggaaaaggaagaggaaaaagAAGAGGTGTTTGCTCCTGCAAAGACCAATGATGTAGAATCGTTGAAGGATGAAGATACCAAGGAACCTCCAACTGATGTTAAAGTCgaaagtgaagaagaagtacCTGTATCACCTGAGAAGGTTGTACATGAAGACCCAGAACCTGAAGTTGTTGTAGAGCTACCGCAGAATAAGATAGAGCCTGAGCGTGTTAAAGAAGTTGATTTATCCAAACCTGCGAAAGAGCAGGAACAGGAGTTGGAGAATAATGAATCTagtgaagaggaaaaagGAGAGGGAGAAAAGGATGAAAGTTATGAATTTGTTCCATTGAATGCTACGGGGAAGAAAGTTGTTGAATCTGAgtcagaagaagaagaggaagaagaatcgTCTTCtgaggaggaggaggaaaCTGGAAGTGAggatgaagaggaagaagaggaagaagaagaagacgaagaagaCGAAAATGATTTCGATGTGGATGCATTTGATATTGAGAATCCTGATAACACATTATCTGAATTATTGCTGTATTTGGAACATCAAACAGTGCAAGTCATCTCCACTATTCAATCTCTATTAAGTTCCATTAAGGAACCACAAGCTACGAAGGGTGATTTAAGAGTGGAATCCAATGCCATTAATCAAGTTATTAGTCAAATGGTGGATGCCACTAGTGTTTCTATGAATCAAAGTCGTAATGCtaatttgaagaagcaTGGTATATGGGTTGTTCAAAGTTTGGAAGATTGTGGACGTCGTATGACTGTTCTTTGTGAATTGAATCGTGAAGGTATTCTTGttaagaatgaaaaaagTGATGAAGATTATGCTGATAAACATTTCAAACAGAGATTAGCTGGGATTGTATTTGATGTAGCTAAATGTACTAAGGAGTTGGTGAAGACCGTGGAGGAGGCCagtttgaaagaagaaattgattatttaaatGCTAGACtaaaataa
- the POM33 gene encoding nucleoporin POM33 (ancestral locus Anc_4.36) codes for MSSSSHNKATTKDEIAAKLNAAKNTPYRRLTKLAKTLQFYWFLGHGVTLFASLCYFLSFNPKLYRLAYLGVLQSFGIIIYQQYFLKHTKNASPALRVLQNEDILYFILASMWLLTPVFSLSLVPYILFSIFHYLTYLQNTLLPKVLTQTKDASGKIEENKIIGMIGRFNAKYNERCMFWVASTELLIEIILILRAIAFYRRSWIMFALFSLFIKIRYELSKYTKTAFAKWRVRMDGIISHPSVPPKIKEIYNLIKTKLIHLSGIPLTSARAATTEASKNQ; via the coding sequence ATGTCTTCCTCTTCTCACAATAAAGCAACTACCAAGGACGAGATTGCCGCCAAATTGAATGCTGCTAAGAACACCCCTTATCGCAGATTGACGAAGTTGGCCAAAACTTTGCAATTCTATTGGTTCCTTGGCCATGGTGTTACACTATTTGCAAGTTTGTGTTATTTTTTGTCTTTTAATCCTAAATTGTACAGGTTAGCCTATTTGGGTGTCCTGCAATCTTTTGGTATCATCATTTATCAGCAATACTTCCTAAAACATACTAAGAATGCTTCTCCTGCATTGAGAGTCTTACAGAATGAAGATATCttatatttcattttggCTTCAATGTGGTTACTTACTCCAgttttttctctttctttggTTCCATACATCTTATTCTCtattttccattatttgACTTACTTGCAAAATACTTTGTTACCAAAGGTGCTAACCCAAACCAAAGATGCATCTGGtaagattgaagaaaacaaaattattggCATGATCGGCAGATTTAATGCTAAATACAATGAGAGATGCATGTTCTGGGTTGCCTCCACTGAATTGTTGATTGAAATTATATTGATCTTAAGAGCCATTGCGTTCTACAGAAGATCATGGATCATGTTTGCTctattttctcttttcattaaGATTAGATACGaactttccaaatataCAAAGACTGCATTCGCCAAATGGAGAGTTAGAATGGATGGAATTATCTCTCATCCAAGTGTCCCACCAAAGATTAAGGAAATTTATAACTTGATTAAGAcaaaattgattcatttatCTGGAATTCCTTTAACTAGTGCAAGAGCAGCCACCACTGAGGCATCAAAGAATCAGTGA
- the NCAS0A06040 gene encoding integrase catalytic domain-containing protein, translating into MPTLDEYKKWLNVNDEEYNLFLREYSTLNEKMIGKFEAYTKLALLAECHGTRYKMLPFLVMNDLIADLLLANKFNPESLKAAVFSKYTGAENKGTAISRSKRKLKNFCDYITARYVVIDEKIYARKASKGDESPKMWCPPSLMTFFIIRYHRRQDIDESERKARHRGVAATHDAIGEKMSGITRQLIQDVTYDCLKCNVTKGVPIIYVPDDNPKAEVPFENLLIDIIDLKDRSCRCPKDNKKKSQILHIMDQYTEYTWLYILDDTHHDAIAMIFEVLLYHFPLSTKHVYVDDGKEFRSSKFLKILETNGIKTIMKHDRFMKRPNNIVIEELDKYINENFKSDLASEENEKNVGEISNTSTKKHDTNVTDEHEDIKKDIPWCCSLKLIAGRVNNIVRDSHKMAPAHALYRLQKDEPRPPNQGDVSIEKAVAVTKHNEDFDIEQKIGSTNNVDERQPQPQPQMVHLPWIESNSAVFSSSMDESARNENTETLSYGTDRMHSLTTQFPFNLNPEEHDSRIPNHKIVPPPTSFPSAVGSSKQNSEQHSTKRFLVEKSYENGIRKLPKQRPDSSLASMLFNGSGSSAFLPADY; encoded by the coding sequence ATGCCGACACTTGATGAATACAAAAAATGGTTGAACGTCAACGACGAGGAGTATAACTTATTTTTAAGGGAATACAGTACGCTAAATGAGAAGATGATCGGGAAATTCGAAGCTTACACCAAGTTGGCGTTGTTGGCTGAATGCCATGGAACTAGATATAAGATGCTTCCTTTTTTGGTGATGAATGATCTGATTGCCGATTTACTACTAGCCAACAAATTTAATCCTGAGTCCCTGAAGGCTGCTGTTTTCTCAAAATATACTGGAGCTGAGAATAAAGGTACCGCCATTAGTAGATCGAAACGTAAACTAAAGAATTTTTGTGATTATATCACTGCCAGATATGTAGTGATAGATGAAAAGATTTACGCCAGGAAAGCATCTAAAGGGGACGAAAGTCCTAAAATGTGGTGTCCACCAAGTTTGATgactttcttcattatacGGTACCACAGGAGACaggatattgatgaatcaGAAAGGAAAGCAAGGCACAGAGGTGTTGCAGCTACACATGATGCTATAGGAGAAAAAATGTCTGGTATTACAAGACAATTGATACAGGATGTGACTTATGATTGCCTAAAGTGTAATGTCACTAAGGGTGTTCCAATCATATATGTCCCAGACGATAATCCTAAAGCAGAAGttccttttgaaaatcTGTTGATAGATATCATTGACCTGAAGGATCGATCTTGTCGTTGTCCCAAAGacaataaaaagaaaagcCAAATTCTACATATTATGGACCAATACACGGAATATACATGGCTATATATCTTAGATGACACACACCATGATGCCATCGCTATGATTTTTGAGGTCTtattatatcattttccACTTTCTACTAAGCACGTCTATGTTGATGATGGTAAAGAATTTAGATCTTCTAAATTcttaaaaatattggaaactAATGGTATCAAGACGATAATGAAACATGATAGATTTATGAAACGTCCCaataatattgttattgaGGAATTGGATAAGtacattaatgaaaattttaaatcCGACCTAGCttcagaagaaaatgaaaaaaatgttgGAGAGATAAGTAATACGTCCACCAAGAAACATGACACCAATGTGACAGACGAGCATGAAGACATCAAGAAGGACATCCCATGGTGTTGTAGTTTGAAGCTAATAGCTGGCAGAGTTAATAACATAGTTAGAGATTCACATAAAATGGCACCAGCCCATGCGTTATATCGTTTACAAAAGGATGAACCTAGACCACCAAACCAGGGTGATGTCTCCATTGAAAAGGCAGTTGCTGTGACTAAGCATAATGAAGACTTTGATATTGAGCAAAAAATTGGTTCCACTAACAATGTTGATGAACGACAGCCACAACCGCAACCACAAATGGTACATCTACCTTGGATAGAATCAAATTCCGCAGTATTTTCAAGTTCTATGGATGAATCTGCTCGTAATGAAAATACGGAGACATTATCCTACGGTACAGATCGAATGCACAGTTTAACTACCCAATTCCCGTTTAATCTTAACCCTGAGGAACATGATTCACGAATACCTAATCATAAGATAGTGCCTCCACCTACCTCGTTCCCCTCGGCTGTGGGAAGTTCTAAACAGAACTCAGAACAGCATAGCACCAAAAGGTTTTTGGTGGAGAAAAGTTATGAAAATGGTATTAGAAAATTGCCTAAACAAAGACCCGATAGTTCTTTGGCAAGTATGTTATTTAATGGCTCTGGTAGTTCGGCATTTCTACCAGCAGATTATtaa
- the MFT1 gene encoding Mft1p (ancestral locus Anc_4.324), with translation MSLTKNQISQIQTKVLYNEQDTASTRYMETLSRVTSIAASLLHGEIKQKDIDEIPLLDQLVDIRYSELQANIDVKKTNLENWESVNQNVVEHFENKSKDIVPELQRFNKNIVEKITKLRKLYELINMVNREVEDLSEGRTSLVVPKETWIDELGPDLTEILIKKRYLKKTDMEKANKLQGKELLRAYDDFSKAPKELKRINELMRTDIDKLSQDVKTYKDKWLKDAEIFSKISAVLKDELIKRDLQTKLNGNESEEEEDYDEEEEDETRFRRQRQANSNEELIDQDMEEREEEEEEAMENFEQDNDEGLHSELEEDIDHDDDVLDHGNDEEGNLITEQQDDLESSPDDEHSGDEEEPLDETEKSKGDYHTDAAQSPEDHPEEFVETNQSDVEEESNENEEQLQPKEVAMNSPDLDN, from the coding sequence ATGAGTTTAACTAAGAATCAAATATCGCAGATCCAGACAAAGGTTCTATACAATGAACAAGATACCGCTTCGACTAGATATATGGAAACATTATCTCGAGTTACCTCGATAGCGGCTTCTTTGCTGCATGGAGAAATAAAGCAAAAGGACATCGATGAAATACCACTATTAGACCAATTGGTAGATATAAGGTATTCTGAATTGCAGGCCAATATTGACGTTAAGAAAACGAATTTAGAGAATTGGGAATCTGTTAATCAAAATGTCGTTGAACATTTCGAAAATAAAAGCAAGGATATAGTTCCTGAATTACAACGtttcaataaaaatataGTGGAGAAAATCACAAAGCTGAGAAAACTATATGAGTTAATTAATATGGTAAATAGGGAGGTGGAAGATTTATCTGAGGGAAGAACTAGTTTAGTTGTTCCAAAGGAGACCTGGATTGATGAATTAGGTCCAGACCTAACAGAAATTTTGATTAAAAAGAGATATCTGAAGAAAACAGATATGGAAAAGGCAAATAAGCTACAGGGGAAGGAATTGCTACGTGCTTACGATGATTTTTCCAAGGCTCCAAAGGAATTAAAACGAATCAACGAATTGATGAGAACTGACATAGATAAATTATCTCAAGATGTCAAGACATATAAGGACAAATGGTTAAAAGATGCTGAAATATTTAGCAAAATTAGTGCAGTTCTAAAGGACGAACTGATTAAGAGAGATTTACAAACTAAATTGAATGGTAATgaatctgaagaagaagaagattatgatgaggaagaagaagacgaaACCAGGTTCAGGAGGCAACGACAAGCTAACTCGAATGAGGAACTAATTGATCAAGATAtggaagaaagagaagaggaagaggaagaagcgatggaaaattttgagCAGGACAATGATGAAGGACTTCATAGTGAACTTGAGGAGGATATAGATCATGACGATGATGTTCTTGATCATGGGAATGATGAGGAAGGAAACCTGATTACTGAGCAACAAGACGACTTAGAAAGTAGCCCGGATGACGAGCATAGCggagatgaagaagaaccaCTAGATGAGACAGAGAAATCAAAGGGCGATTATCATACAGATGCTGCCCAATCGCCCGAGGACCATCCTGAAGAGTTTGTGGAAACTAACCAATCcgatgttgaagaagaaagcaatgagaatgaagaaCAACTGCAACCAAAAGAGGTAGCTATGAATAGTCCTGATCTGGATAATTAA
- the HIF1 gene encoding Hif1p (ancestral locus Anc_4.37), whose product MSEAHLIIEAAKFKSANELAKAAAIYAELLDQNFDDPNPDHLFLLADNLYKMAIQNNDLLMGGGDEESDEGSESDTNNGAGNIFQQHDEEEEEEEESDDDENTKPAMNPILYQFDQEEEDLSNGDSDYDESEHDDVVDVNDDESSDEEQEDDMPATAELQSFKEFLEGDLNANALDLLLRAHDLYLGSSIDHKELPEKRKLKIAELLSLTGDIYQEFEEFDMALKNYKYSLEFYEKCKDTTVQEIIKINWKIFGALKWLDNSEEDKMKQLKKVESIIKKHGNGPQAGLTEFLQLIEEEMNEIKADSEMKKTGPSNKRNPIQAGFDLPSNTTSGKVNDLSVLVKKKKSKNG is encoded by the coding sequence ATGAGTGAGGCTCACTTGATAATAGAAGCAGCTAAGTTTAAATCTGCTAATGAATTAGCTAAGGCAGCCGCCATCTATGCGGAATTATTGgatcaaaattttgatgaCCCAAACCCTGATCATTTATTTCTCCTGGCTGATAACTTATATAAGATGGCAATCCAAAATAATGACCTCTTGATGGGCGGAGGTGATGAGGAATCTGACGAGGGTTCGGAGTCTGATACGAATAATGGCGCAGGTAATATATTTCAACAACATGAcgaggaagaggaagaggaggaagaatCTGATGACGATGAGAATACAAAACCTGCAATGAATCCAATCTTGTACCAATTTGAtcaagaagaggaagatttATCTAACGGAGATAGTGATTACGATGAAAGTGAACatgatgatgttgttgATGTGAATGACGACGAATCGTCTGATGAAGAACAGGAGGATGACATGCCAGCAACTGCCGAATTGCAAAGTTTCAAAGAGTTCCTGGAAGGAGATTTAAACGCAAATGCtcttgatttattattgcGAGCACATGATCTGTATCTTGGATCATCAATCGACCATAAAGAATTACCTGAAAAGCGCAAGTTAAAGATCGCCGAATTATTAAGTTTAACTGGTGATATCTATCAAGAATTCGAAGAATTCGACATGgctttgaagaattataagtattctttggaattttaCGAGAAATGTAAGGATACTACCGTtcaagaaataataaaaataaattggaagatatttGGTGCGTTAAAATGGTTGGACAACTCAGAGGAAGATAAGATGAAACAGCTAAAAAAGGTAGAGTCTATTATCAAAAAGCATGGTAATGGACCACAGGCAGGCTTGACAGAATTTTTACAACTGATTGAGGAAGAGATGAATGAAATCAAGGCAGACTCCGAAATGAAGAAAACGGGACCATCTAACAAGAGGAATCCAATCCAAGCCGGATTTGATTTGCCGTCTAATACTACATCTGGGAAGGTAAACGACTTGTCAGTGCTGGtcaaaaagaagaaatctaaGAATGGATAA
- the KNS1 gene encoding serine/threonine protein kinase KNS1 (ancestral locus Anc_4.42), which translates to MSSNDNYSQQQTTRKRNRNNLNMLLSPSENNNNSTTHDQAAASGQNILDEMLARQTNFLQDNFKDGLNLNDPNIKAFQELTTTTTATSSSSNNNNVNNNNVFDDDDDDDEEQQDNDIIFIKEQPILPSSPSNYTASNKKFKKQRTISLPQLPLSKLIYDNSQLSLIQPRTQNYDELLHLTGSSAKTLSGNKTIQLNVVHSTSPFSNNLKSPEISLYYTSSASSASSSPYSPSSSISNNNKNDNYIDTSSSTTTTTTTTATNKKQINSKIAKTKPLKKNIISSSIKKLTATTSHPSPPKKPRLGAKKQQQQLQQNNFQTDKDGHYIYQENDIFGSHGRFISKELLGQGTFGKVLKCIDTEKPATHPYVAIKIIRAVDRYREAAKTELRVLQEIMQNDPQGQYQCLLLNEAFDFKNHICLVTDLYGKSLYDFMCNNGIARFPGSHIQAIARQLIRSICYLHDLGIIHTDLKPENVLLVDETYVQRDLSPTIKASLSKRRREASGGKRKILRNPEIKIIDFGSAVFYNEYHPPVISTRHYRAPEIVLGLGWSFPCDVWSIACVLVELIIGESLYPIHENLEHMAMMQRINGELFPTTIIDKMFYKVSHKLGNLPVDLNTTVVKHFDKSTLSLIWPEVDNRGNVITKEKSIKRVMESCDRLDVFISKFLKLDYGEAININWNLSPEQNWELINSKNLLSSWSNGNGNPSTNKLTKETFLFWYWFIDLLRKMFEFDPTKRITAREALDHEWFNLGILDEGISLFADRI; encoded by the coding sequence ATGTCCAGCAACGACAACTACTCTCAACAACAGACCACCAGgaaaagaaacagaaacaacTTGAACATGCTGCTGTCTCCCTCAgagaataataacaatagCACCACACACGACCAGGCTGCTGCCTCAGGTCAGAATATACTGGACGAAATGCTCGCTAGGCAGACAAATTTCCTGCAGGATAACTTCAAAGACGGATTGAACTTGAATGACCCAAATATTAAGGCGTTTCAAGAGCTCACAACAACTACAACGGCTacttcatcctcttctaataacaataacgTGAACAATAATAACGTGTTtgacgatgatgacgacgacgacgagGAACAACAGGATAACGATATTATCTTCATAAAGGAACAACCAATACTCccttcttctccttcaaACTACACCGCTTcaaacaagaaattcaaaaagCAAAGAACAATCTCCCTCCCACAACTACCGCTATCCAAATTGATATACGATAACTCACAATTGAGCCTCATACAACCAAGAACCCAAAACTACGATGAATTGTTGCATCTGACGGGATCATCGGCAAAGACTTTGAGTGGCAACAAGacaattcaattaaatgTCGTGCATTCCACATCTCCATTCTCAAATAACTTGAAAAGTCCAGAAATTTCACTATATTATACTTCTTCCGCCTCATCTGCATCTTCTTCGCCATATTCACCTTCATCTTCCATATCAAATaacaataaaaatgataattACATCGAtacatcatcatccaccaccaccaccaccaccacaacagcaacaaatAAAAAGCAAATAAACTCCAAGATTGCAAAGACAAAACcattaaagaagaacataatatcatcatccattAAAAAACTAACTGCAACAACTTCTCACCCATCACCTCCTAAAAAACCAAGATTGGGAGCCAAGaagcaacagcaacaactACAACAGAATAACTTCCAAACGGATAAGGACGGTCATTACATATACCAAGAAAATGACATCTTTGGATCTCATGGAAGATTCATCTCCAAGGAACTATTGGGACAAGGGACTTTTGGTAAAGTACTCAAATGCATAGACACAGAAAAACCAGCTACTCACCCTTACGTCGCCATCAAGATAATAAGAGCCGTCGATAGATATCGTGAGGCTGCCAAGACGGAACTTCGTGTCCTACAAGAAATTATGCAGAATGACCCACAGGGACAATATCAATGTTTACTATTGAATGAAGCTtttgattttaaaaatcATATCTGTCTGGTTACTGACCTGTATGGGAAATCACTTTACGATTTCATGTGTAATAATGGTATTGCTAGATTCCCCGGATCTCACATCCAAGCCATAGCGAGGCAACTTATAAGATCTATTTGCTATCTACATGATTTGGGAATCATTCACACAGATTTGAAACCTGAAAATGTCTTACTTGTTGATGAAACGTATGTACAGAGAGACCTATCCCCCACGATAAAGGCATCCCTATCCAAGAGAAGAAGGGAAGCTAGTGGAGGTAAGAGGAAAATACTAAGGAACCCGGAGattaaaatcattgattttGGAAGTGCCGTCTTCTACAATGAATACCATCCACCTGTGATCTCCACACGTCATTATAGAGCACCGGAGATTGTACTTGGGTTAGGTTGGTCGTTCCCCTGTGATGTTTGGTCCATTGCTTGTGTCCTGGTGGAATTGATCATTGGTGAATCATTATACCCGATCCatgaaaatttagaacATATGGCAATGATGCAAAGAATTAATGGGGAATTGTTCCCAACTACAATAATCGATAAAATGTTTTATAAAGTATCGCATAAGTTGGGTAATTTACCAGTCGATTTAAATACCACTGTCGTGAAACATTTCGATAAATcaacattatcattaatttgGCCAGAAGTCGACAATAGGGGGAACGTAATCACAAAGGAAAAATCTATAAAGAGAGTCATGGAATCGTGTGATCGATTGGATGTATTCATTtctaaattcttgaaattggaTTACGGTGAAGCAATTAATATCAATTGGAATTTATCACCGGAACAAAATTGGGAATTGattaattccaaaaatttattatcttcatGGTCCAATGGTAATGGAAACCCATCAACAAACAAATTGACAAAGGAAACTTTCTTATTTTGGTACTGGTTTATTGATTTACTAAGGAAAATGTTCGAATTTGATCCAACAAAGAGAATTACCGCAAGAGAGGCCTTGGATCATGAATGGTTCAATTTGGGGATATTAGATGAGGGGatatcattatttgcaGACAGAATCTAA